From a region of the Flavobacterium branchiarum genome:
- a CDS encoding 2-oxoglutarate dehydrogenase E1 component, with the protein MDRFSFLNAAHTEFFAQLYDQYTQNPDSVEPSWRSFFQGFDFGMTTYNDEAPVQQIVEFAANNTDCSLVSEKLQKEFNVLKLIDGYRSRGHLFTKTNPVRDRRTTSPTLDIENFGLTAADLSTVFDAAKVIGVPPCSLQDIVRRLQAIYCQHIGVEYMYIRNPNVVKWIQDKLGVNDNQPNFSTDEKKVILNKLNQAVSFENFLHTKYVGQKRFSLEGGESIIPALDALIEKAAEKGVEQFVMGMAHRGRLNVLANIFGKSTQDIFGEFDGKDYDQEYFDGDVKYHLGLTADRKTRAGKNININLAPNPSHLETVGAVIEGITRAKQDKYYADDFSKVLPIAVHGDAAIAGQGILYEIIQMAQLDGYKTGGTIHIVINNQVGFTTNYLDARSSTYCTDVAKVTLSPVLHVNADDAEAVVHAVSFALDYRMQFGRDVFIDLLGYRKYGHNEGDEPRFTQPVLYKIIAKHENPRDIYAQKLLSEGIIDATYVNALEKEYKSTMEVNLEASRKKDLTVITPFMQNEWKGFEQVSDVVMLKKFDTTFPKAGLDSIINTISTLPSDKKFINKITKIVTDRKKGYDNNTIDWGTAEALAYGSLLTEGFDVRISGQDVERGTFSHRHAVVKVEDSEEEVILLDAIENKKGKFGVFNSLLSEYGVLGFDYGYALANPNALTIWEAQFGDFSNGAQIMIDQYISCGEDKWNNQNGIVLLLPHGYEGQGAEHSSARMERYLQLCARQNMYVADCTTPANFFHLLRRQMKTTFRKPLVVFSPKSLLRDPRCVSTVEELENGSFQETIDDNTVVKADVKTLVFCTGKFYYDIVAERENNGRNDVAVVRIEQLFPFPVEQLKEIIAQYPNADDYVWAQEEPKNMGAYSFMLMNFDLVKWRLASLKAYAAPASGSYTRAKRRHADAIRMVFDKNLFRS; encoded by the coding sequence ATGGATAGGTTTTCATTTTTAAATGCAGCGCATACAGAGTTTTTCGCACAATTGTACGATCAATATACACAAAACCCAGATAGTGTAGAGCCGAGCTGGAGAAGTTTCTTTCAAGGTTTTGATTTTGGAATGACAACTTACAACGACGAGGCACCAGTTCAGCAAATTGTTGAATTCGCAGCTAACAACACCGATTGTAGTTTGGTGTCTGAAAAATTGCAAAAAGAATTTAACGTATTAAAATTGATTGATGGATATCGTTCTCGCGGTCACTTGTTTACAAAGACAAACCCAGTAAGAGATCGTAGAACTACATCTCCAACTTTAGACATCGAGAATTTTGGACTTACAGCGGCAGATCTTTCAACAGTTTTTGATGCTGCAAAAGTAATTGGTGTACCACCTTGCTCATTGCAAGATATTGTGAGACGTCTTCAGGCAATTTATTGCCAACACATTGGAGTAGAATATATGTATATTCGAAACCCTAATGTTGTAAAGTGGATTCAAGACAAACTTGGAGTAAATGATAACCAACCTAATTTCTCTACTGATGAGAAAAAAGTTATCTTAAATAAATTAAATCAAGCGGTTTCTTTCGAGAACTTCTTGCATACCAAATATGTTGGGCAAAAAAGATTCTCACTAGAAGGTGGTGAATCAATCATTCCAGCTTTAGATGCTTTAATCGAAAAAGCAGCTGAAAAAGGAGTAGAGCAATTTGTAATGGGTATGGCTCACCGTGGACGTCTTAATGTATTGGCTAATATTTTTGGTAAATCGACACAAGACATCTTCGGAGAATTTGATGGTAAAGATTACGATCAAGAATATTTTGATGGTGACGTAAAATACCACTTAGGACTTACTGCCGACAGAAAAACTAGAGCTGGAAAAAATATCAATATCAACCTAGCACCAAATCCATCTCACTTAGAGACTGTAGGTGCAGTAATTGAAGGTATTACAAGAGCAAAACAAGATAAATATTACGCAGACGATTTCTCAAAAGTATTACCTATTGCCGTTCACGGTGATGCTGCAATTGCAGGACAAGGTATCTTATACGAAATCATCCAAATGGCGCAATTAGACGGTTATAAAACCGGAGGAACAATTCATATTGTAATCAACAACCAAGTTGGATTTACAACGAATTACCTTGATGCACGTTCATCTACTTATTGTACCGATGTTGCTAAAGTAACATTATCACCAGTATTACACGTTAATGCAGATGATGCAGAAGCTGTAGTTCATGCTGTTTCATTTGCATTAGATTACAGAATGCAATTTGGACGTGATGTATTTATTGATTTATTAGGATACAGAAAATACGGTCATAACGAAGGGGACGAACCTCGTTTTACACAACCAGTTTTATATAAAATTATTGCTAAGCATGAAAATCCAAGAGATATTTATGCGCAAAAATTATTGTCAGAAGGTATTATCGATGCTACTTATGTAAATGCATTAGAGAAAGAATACAAATCGACAATGGAAGTAAATCTTGAAGCATCTCGTAAAAAAGACTTGACAGTTATTACTCCATTTATGCAAAATGAATGGAAAGGTTTTGAGCAAGTTTCAGATGTTGTGATGTTGAAAAAATTCGACACAACTTTCCCTAAAGCAGGATTAGATTCTATCATAAATACAATCTCAACTTTACCATCAGATAAAAAGTTCATCAATAAGATAACTAAAATTGTTACTGATAGAAAGAAAGGATACGATAACAACACAATCGACTGGGGAACTGCAGAAGCATTAGCTTATGGTTCGCTTTTAACAGAAGGATTTGATGTTCGTATTTCTGGACAAGACGTAGAGCGTGGTACATTCTCACACCGTCATGCCGTAGTTAAGGTAGAAGATTCAGAAGAGGAAGTAATCTTATTGGATGCTATCGAAAACAAAAAAGGTAAATTTGGCGTATTCAACTCACTTTTGTCTGAATATGGAGTTTTAGGATTTGATTACGGATATGCTTTGGCTAATCCTAATGCATTGACTATTTGGGAAGCACAATTTGGAGATTTCTCAAATGGAGCACAAATCATGATTGACCAATACATTTCATGTGGAGAAGACAAATGGAACAACCAAAACGGAATTGTTTTATTATTACCACACGGATATGAAGGACAAGGAGCAGAGCACTCTTCGGCAAGAATGGAGCGTTACTTACAACTTTGTGCTAGACAAAACATGTATGTTGCCGATTGTACAACACCAGCTAACTTCTTCCACTTGTTGAGAAGACAAATGAAAACAACTTTCCGTAAACCGTTAGTTGTATTTTCACCAAAAAGTTTGTTGCGTGATCCAAGATGTGTATCTACAGTAGAAGAATTAGAAAATGGAAGTTTCCAAGAAACAATAGATGATAACACTGTAGTAAAAGCGGATGTTAAAACATTGGTTTTCTGTACAGGTAAATTCTATTATGATATTGTTGCTGAAAGAGAAAATAACGGGCGTAATGACGTTGCAGTAGTAAGAATCGAGCAATTGTTCCCATTCCCGGTAGAGCAATTAAAAGAAATTATTGCACAATATCCTAACGCAGATGATTATGTTTGGGCACAAGAAGAACCTAAAAACATGGGAGCTTATAGTTTTATGTTAATGAACTTTGATCTTGTAAAATGGAGATTAGCATCATTAAAAGCATATGCTGCACCAGCATCAGGAAGTTATACACGTGCAAAACGTCGTCATGCAGATGCAATAAGAATGGTTTTTGATAAAAACCTATTTAGATCATAA
- the odhB gene encoding 2-oxoglutarate dehydrogenase complex dihydrolipoyllysine-residue succinyltransferase: MILEMKVPSPGESIKEVEIATWLVKDGDYVEKDQAIAEVDSDKATLELPAEASGIITLKAEEGDAVAVGAVVCLIDTSAAKPSGAAPAAEAPKAEAPKAEVKAEAPKAAPAPAATYASGTPSPAARKILDEKNITASTVSGTGKDGRITKEDALNAVPSMGTPTGGNRGSERTKLSMLRRKVAERLVAAKNETAMLTTFNEVNMTPINKLRNEYKDAFKAKHGGVGLGFMSFFTKAVTRALALYPDVNSMMDGDYKVAYDFCDISIAVSGPKGLMVPVVRNAENLTFRGVEAEIKRLAIKARDGQITVDDMTGGTFTITNGGVFGSMLSTPIINPPQSGILGMHNIIERPIAVNGKVEIHPMMYVALSYDHRIIDGRESVGFLVAIKEALENPVELLMDNNPKKALEL; this comes from the coding sequence ATGATTTTAGAAATGAAAGTCCCATCACCAGGGGAGTCAATAAAGGAAGTTGAAATTGCAACTTGGTTAGTAAAAGACGGAGATTATGTAGAAAAAGACCAAGCAATTGCCGAAGTTGATTCTGATAAAGCAACACTTGAATTGCCAGCAGAAGCAAGTGGGATTATTACATTAAAAGCAGAAGAAGGTGACGCAGTAGCAGTAGGAGCAGTAGTTTGCTTAATCGATACTAGCGCAGCAAAACCATCTGGAGCAGCTCCAGCAGCTGAGGCTCCAAAGGCAGAAGCACCAAAAGCGGAAGTTAAAGCAGAAGCTCCAAAAGCAGCTCCAGCTCCAGCAGCAACATATGCTTCAGGGACACCTTCGCCAGCAGCAAGAAAAATATTAGACGAAAAAAATATAACAGCTTCAACTGTTTCTGGAACAGGAAAAGATGGTAGAATCACTAAAGAAGATGCTTTAAATGCAGTGCCTTCTATGGGAACTCCAACAGGAGGAAACCGTGGTTCAGAGCGCACAAAACTTTCAATGTTACGTCGTAAGGTAGCAGAAAGATTGGTTGCTGCTAAAAATGAAACAGCTATGTTAACTACATTCAATGAAGTTAATATGACACCAATAAACAAATTGCGTAATGAGTACAAAGATGCATTCAAAGCGAAACACGGTGGTGTTGGTTTAGGATTCATGTCATTCTTTACAAAAGCAGTTACAAGAGCTTTAGCATTATATCCAGACGTAAACTCTATGATGGATGGTGACTATAAAGTAGCTTATGATTTCTGTGATATCTCAATCGCAGTATCTGGACCAAAAGGATTAATGGTTCCTGTTGTTCGTAACGCAGAGAATTTAACTTTCCGTGGTGTAGAAGCAGAAATCAAAAGATTGGCTATTAAAGCACGTGATGGACAGATTACAGTTGATGATATGACTGGTGGTACATTTACAATTACTAACGGAGGAGTTTTCGGAAGTATGTTGAGTACACCAATTATCAACCCTCCACAATCAGGAATCTTAGGAATGCACAATATTATTGAGCGTCCGATTGCTGTAAATGGTAAAGTTGAAATTCACCCAATGATGTACGTAGCACTTTCTTATGACCACAGAATTATTGATGGTCGTGAGTCAGTAGGTTTCTTAGTTGCTATTAAAGAGGCACTAGAAAACCCAGTTGAATTATTGATGGATAACAATCCTAAAAAAGCATTAGAATTATAG
- a CDS encoding T9SS type A sorting domain-containing protein produces the protein MKRTLLYLLLFTTFNFYAQINPIVHCDGNTIFDLTSRESEIIGNLNPAETTVSYHISKFDADRGAYPIPNPTSFQSTGTSTIYAQIINERSISAIVKSFQLKVSATPLTLDGTVKYSGCVKSVTSLNASGGTFSYQYSKDGTNYQIEPYFYDMGPGSHTVYVKDSNNCTATTTMIVQDINIPRLEIRSVATMPRCNGASDAQIMTIVSGGTPPYNLSILEKPDAFVYLNNNFYTINNMSAGQYTVLVKDASGICSEINHIQIQETKAITAATTITDQTITVIANGGTNQYTYAISPTLNQFSGNNVFANLAPDTYEIIVRDSNFCTSEILNLTVTPPAPLVDGKNTITQSFNVGQTLADINIQVTGIKWYSNAVSPSGKTKRTTETQLPPTTVLVDGTTYYASQTINGIESKERLAVTAKLNTLSTPDFILSNFKYHPNPVKNTLSIDNTAVIDEATLFSVSGKVIFDKKINSMHSDLDLSHLATGIYILKVKSEGQEKTIKIVKE, from the coding sequence ATGAAAAGAACTCTACTTTACTTATTACTTTTTACAACCTTTAATTTTTATGCACAAATCAATCCTATTGTGCATTGCGACGGAAATACTATTTTTGATTTAACTAGTCGAGAATCAGAAATAATTGGAAACTTAAATCCTGCTGAAACTACAGTTAGTTATCACATTAGTAAATTTGATGCTGACAGAGGCGCTTATCCAATTCCAAATCCGACTTCGTTTCAGAGTACAGGTACATCTACTATTTATGCACAAATTATTAATGAAAGAAGCATTAGTGCTATCGTAAAATCTTTCCAATTGAAAGTTAGCGCTACTCCTCTTACCTTAGATGGTACCGTTAAATATTCAGGATGCGTCAAATCAGTCACATCTTTAAATGCTTCAGGTGGCACCTTTTCATATCAGTATTCAAAAGACGGAACTAACTATCAAATAGAGCCTTATTTTTATGATATGGGCCCAGGAAGTCATACAGTATACGTAAAAGACTCTAATAACTGCACTGCTACAACAACTATGATTGTACAAGATATAAACATTCCTCGTTTAGAGATACGGTCAGTAGCTACTATGCCAAGATGTAATGGAGCCAGCGATGCACAAATAATGACAATTGTATCAGGAGGAACTCCTCCTTACAACTTATCTATCCTAGAGAAGCCAGACGCTTTTGTGTATTTAAACAACAATTTTTACACTATAAACAATATGTCAGCAGGCCAATATACAGTACTTGTTAAAGATGCATCAGGGATATGCTCAGAAATAAACCATATTCAAATTCAGGAAACTAAAGCTATTACAGCCGCTACAACAATTACAGATCAAACAATAACTGTTATTGCAAATGGCGGAACTAATCAATACACTTATGCAATTTCACCTACTTTAAATCAGTTTTCAGGGAATAACGTTTTTGCAAACCTAGCTCCAGACACTTACGAAATAATTGTAAGAGACTCTAACTTCTGTACATCAGAAATACTAAACCTAACTGTTACCCCACCTGCACCTTTAGTTGATGGCAAAAATACTATCACTCAAAGTTTTAATGTGGGGCAAACGCTTGCAGATATTAACATTCAAGTTACGGGCATAAAATGGTATAGTAATGCAGTTTCTCCTTCTGGAAAGACTAAAAGAACAACCGAAACACAATTACCTCCAACAACTGTTTTAGTTGATGGTACAACTTATTATGCTTCTCAAACTATTAATGGAATTGAAAGCAAAGAAAGGCTAGCAGTAACGGCGAAATTAAATACGCTATCCACTCCTGATTTTATTCTTAGTAATTTTAAATACCATCCTAATCCTGTAAAGAACACACTAAGTATCGATAATACAGCGGTGATTGATGAAGCGACTCTTTTCTCCGTTTCAGGAAAAGTTATTTTCGATAAAAAAATTAATAGTATGCATTCAGACCTTGATTTATCACATCTTGCTACGGGAATTTATATTCTTAAAGTAAAATCTGAAGGGCAAGAAAAAACAATAAAGATTGTAAAAGAATAA
- a CDS encoding retropepsin-like aspartic protease, translated as MENLHEVLKKEKYKKIKFKVTKTQHLLIKAKINGVSGNFILDTGASNTCVGFESIERFSLGAEASKTKAAGAGATGMLTQTASNNLLQIGSWKDLDFTLVIFDLSHVNEALRQYKARPVHGIIGADVLLQGKAIIDYYNHYVYLK; from the coding sequence ATGGAAAATCTTCACGAAGTTCTCAAAAAGGAGAAATATAAAAAAATCAAATTCAAAGTTACCAAAACGCAACATCTATTGATAAAAGCCAAAATAAATGGTGTTTCTGGAAATTTCATTTTAGATACAGGCGCTTCTAATACTTGCGTAGGATTTGAGAGTATCGAACGATTTTCATTAGGAGCAGAAGCATCCAAAACAAAAGCTGCAGGGGCTGGTGCAACTGGAATGTTAACTCAAACTGCCTCCAACAACTTATTACAAATTGGATCTTGGAAAGATTTGGATTTTACTTTGGTTATTTTTGACCTTTCTCACGTAAACGAAGCCTTACGTCAATACAAAGCCAGACCTGTTCATGGCATTATTGGAGCCGATGTGCTATTACAAGGCAAAGCAATTATTGACTATTATAATCATTATGTATATCTAAAATAA
- a CDS encoding tetratricopeptide repeat protein, with protein sequence MNEQNHTVFDQYLQGKMNVEERNAFEKKLSEDSDFALAFENFKTTNLQLETKFGYEQEHVAQNEKLKRVSDSDKKKKKNKATSLRPWYYAVVASVVVLIALFYFNYDSNPDFEDFNHQEEATFSERGGASVTLKETEIAFNARKYKDAIPLFEETLKNTKTPEIQCFYGISLLEDDQLVKAEAVFNELKSGTSPYKDKALWNLALLKLKQKDYIACKENLEAISQDYEGYDDVQELLNELD encoded by the coding sequence ATGAACGAACAAAACCATACAGTATTCGATCAATATCTTCAAGGTAAAATGAATGTTGAGGAAAGAAACGCTTTTGAGAAAAAATTATCTGAAGACTCCGATTTTGCTTTAGCATTTGAAAATTTCAAAACTACAAACCTTCAGTTGGAAACTAAATTTGGATACGAACAAGAACATGTAGCTCAAAATGAAAAACTAAAACGTGTTTCTGATTCAGATAAAAAGAAGAAGAAAAACAAAGCTACTTCATTAAGGCCTTGGTATTATGCAGTAGTCGCTTCGGTTGTAGTTTTAATCGCTTTGTTTTATTTTAATTACGATTCAAATCCAGATTTTGAAGATTTTAATCATCAAGAAGAAGCTACATTTAGTGAAAGAGGAGGGGCGAGTGTAACTTTAAAAGAAACTGAAATAGCATTTAATGCAAGAAAATATAAAGATGCAATTCCGCTTTTTGAAGAAACTTTAAAAAATACTAAAACACCAGAAATTCAATGTTTCTATGGTATTTCTTTATTAGAAGACGATCAACTTGTAAAAGCCGAAGCAGTTTTTAATGAATTAAAATCGGGAACATCGCCTTATAAAGACAAGGCATTGTGGAATTTGGCATTGTTGAAATTAAAACAGAAAGATTATATTGCTTGTAAAGAAAATTTAGAGGCGATTTCTCAAGATTATGAAGGATATGATGATGTACAAGAATTACTGAATGAGTTGGATTAA
- a CDS encoding TatD family hydrolase, whose protein sequence is MNPNTIITDTHTHLYSEEFDQDRDEMIQRAINAGVSRFFIPAIDAACTQSMYDLEQNYPDNVFLMMGLHPTYVKDNYLEELKHVETELAKRKFYAVGEIGIDLYWDKTHLKEQQIAFRTQIQWAKQYKLPIVIHCREAFDPIFEILEEEKSDDLFGIFHCFTGTYEQALQAISYNMKLGIGGVVTFKNGKIDQFLNQIDLKHIVLETDSPYLAPIPFRGKRNESSYLVNVVAKLADIYDVSEEEIATITTQNSKDVFGI, encoded by the coding sequence TTGAATCCAAATACAATTATTACCGATACACATACCCATTTGTACTCCGAAGAATTCGATCAAGATCGTGATGAAATGATTCAAAGAGCAATAAATGCAGGTGTTTCTCGTTTTTTTATACCTGCAATCGATGCCGCTTGTACACAATCTATGTACGATTTGGAACAAAATTATCCAGATAATGTTTTCCTAATGATGGGATTGCATCCTACTTATGTAAAAGATAATTATTTAGAAGAGCTAAAACATGTAGAAACAGAATTAGCCAAACGAAAGTTTTATGCGGTTGGAGAAATCGGAATCGATTTGTATTGGGACAAAACACATCTTAAGGAGCAACAAATTGCTTTTAGAACACAAATTCAATGGGCAAAACAATATAAATTGCCAATTGTGATTCATTGTCGCGAGGCATTTGATCCTATTTTTGAAATCTTGGAAGAAGAAAAATCAGATGATTTGTTTGGGATTTTTCATTGCTTTACAGGAACTTATGAGCAAGCATTACAAGCGATATCTTATAATATGAAGCTTGGAATTGGTGGTGTAGTAACTTTTAAAAATGGAAAAATCGATCAGTTTTTGAATCAAATTGATTTAAAACATATAGTGTTAGAGACAGATTCTCCTTATTTGGCACCGATTCCTTTTCGCGGCAAGCGAAATGAAAGTAGCTATTTGGTGAACGTTGTGGCTAAATTAGCCGATATATACGACGTTTCAGAAGAAGAAATAGCAACAATAACAACCCAGAACTCAAAAGATGTTTTTGGGATTTAA
- a CDS encoding 1-acyl-sn-glycerol-3-phosphate acyltransferase, with translation MQKFDAIRPFYDSEVNEALHGVANHPIMKAMMNFSFPELEDEVWKEQLKRTHSIRDFQCNFIYQTIQKVLERSSEGLTTSGFEKLEKNTSYLFVSNHRDILLDTTLLNVCLFEHGLVMTASAIGDNLVKKSFLNILAKLNRNFLVLRGLSPREMLQSSKLLSEYIGHLLFRENRSVWIAQREGRTKDGNDVTNPGVLKMLGMGSDEANLMDYFKKMKIVPISISYEYDPTDALKMPQLMAEANNEIYIKEKNEDFMTILSGIMGTKKRIHISVGDVLDKEIDQIASENDSVNKQIQALAQVIDDSILKNYKLWPTNYIAYDIVNKTDKFSHLYKESEKSLFERRLEMRIGNDNPIAVQGILAMYANPVVNKLKYGDAI, from the coding sequence ATGCAGAAATTTGATGCAATTCGACCGTTTTATGATTCAGAAGTAAATGAAGCCCTTCATGGCGTGGCAAATCACCCGATTATGAAAGCCATGATGAATTTTTCATTTCCAGAGTTAGAAGACGAAGTTTGGAAGGAACAATTGAAGAGAACTCACTCTATTCGTGATTTTCAGTGCAATTTTATTTATCAGACAATTCAAAAAGTTCTTGAAAGAAGCTCAGAAGGATTAACGACTTCGGGATTTGAGAAACTTGAAAAAAACACTTCTTATTTATTTGTTTCTAATCATAGAGACATACTTTTAGATACCACATTATTAAATGTTTGCTTATTCGAGCACGGTTTAGTAATGACAGCTTCGGCAATTGGAGATAATTTAGTTAAAAAGTCATTCTTAAACATATTGGCTAAATTAAATCGTAATTTCTTAGTTCTTCGTGGACTTTCACCTCGTGAAATGTTACAAAGTTCTAAGTTATTATCGGAGTATATCGGGCATTTATTGTTCCGTGAAAACCGTTCCGTTTGGATCGCACAACGTGAAGGAAGAACTAAAGACGGTAATGATGTTACAAATCCTGGTGTTTTAAAAATGTTAGGAATGGGATCAGACGAAGCTAACCTGATGGATTATTTCAAGAAAATGAAAATAGTTCCTATTTCTATTTCGTATGAATATGATCCGACTGATGCTTTAAAGATGCCACAATTAATGGCAGAAGCAAATAACGAGATTTACATTAAAGAGAAAAATGAAGATTTCATGACCATTTTAAGTGGTATCATGGGAACTAAAAAAAGAATACATATTTCTGTTGGTGATGTTTTGGATAAAGAAATTGATCAAATTGCCTCAGAGAATGACAGTGTAAATAAACAAATTCAAGCATTGGCACAGGTTATAGATGATTCAATATTGAAGAACTATAAATTATGGCCAACTAATTATATTGCATACGACATCGTAAATAAGACAGATAAGTTTTCGCATTTGTATAAAGAAAGCGAAAAATCATTATTCGAGCGTCGTTTAGAAATGCGTATTGGAAATGATAATCCAATTGCTGTGCAAGGGATTTTGGCAATGTATGCAAATCCAGTTGTAAATAAATTAAAATACGGAGATGCCATCTAA
- a CDS encoding asparaginase: MPSKAKILLIYTGGTIGMSKDFETGALKAFNFNKLLQKIPELKQLDCEIETVSYDNPIDSSNMNPEHWTEIATIIEENYNSFDGFVVLHGSDTMSYSASALSFMLENLAKPVIFTGSQLPIGDLRTDAKENLITAIQIASLQQDGKPVINEVCLYFEYKLYRGNRTSKVNAEHFRAFTAPNYPELVESGVHLKLNRHLFLPIKTDAKLIVHKKLDNHVAIIKMFPGMSEIVFAGILTIPGLKGIVLETYGSGNAPTEDWFLNAIKKAIHAGIHIVNVTQCSGGSVNMGQYETSTELKQLGIISGKDITTEAAITKLMYLLGHGIEPKNFKTVFETALRGEISI, translated from the coding sequence ATGCCATCTAAAGCCAAAATACTTTTAATTTATACCGGAGGAACTATCGGTATGAGTAAAGATTTTGAGACTGGAGCGCTCAAAGCCTTCAACTTTAATAAATTATTACAGAAAATTCCGGAGCTGAAACAATTGGATTGTGAAATCGAAACGGTTTCTTATGACAATCCTATTGATTCATCGAATATGAATCCGGAGCATTGGACAGAAATTGCCACAATCATAGAGGAGAATTACAATTCTTTTGATGGATTTGTGGTTTTACACGGTTCGGATACCATGTCTTATTCGGCATCGGCACTGAGCTTTATGCTCGAAAACTTAGCAAAACCAGTCATTTTTACAGGATCGCAATTGCCAATTGGTGATTTACGAACAGATGCTAAAGAAAATTTAATTACAGCAATTCAGATTGCTTCATTGCAGCAAGATGGAAAACCTGTAATTAATGAAGTCTGCTTGTATTTTGAATACAAATTATACCGCGGTAACCGAACTTCTAAAGTAAACGCGGAACATTTTAGAGCTTTTACGGCTCCAAATTATCCTGAATTGGTTGAATCTGGAGTGCACTTAAAATTAAACAGACATTTGTTTCTTCCTATAAAAACAGATGCCAAATTGATAGTTCATAAAAAACTAGACAATCATGTCGCTATCATAAAAATGTTTCCTGGAATGAGCGAAATTGTTTTTGCAGGAATACTAACAATTCCAGGCTTAAAAGGGATTGTTTTAGAAACGTATGGATCTGGAAATGCACCAACAGAAGATTGGTTCCTGAATGCCATTAAAAAAGCAATTCACGCAGGTATACATATCGTAAATGTAACTCAATGTTCAGGCGGAAGTGTGAATATGGGACAATACGAAACAAGTACGGAACTGAAGCAACTGGGGATTATCTCTGGAAAAGATATCACAACCGAAGCTGCAATTACAAAACTAATGTATTTGTTGGGACACGGAATTGAACCAAAAAACTTCAAGACCGTTTTCGAAACCGCTTTGCGAGGCGAAATCTCTATTTAA